Proteins encoded within one genomic window of Aquarana catesbeiana isolate 2022-GZ linkage group LG03, ASM4218655v1, whole genome shotgun sequence:
- the PANX2 gene encoding pannexin-2 isoform X2 translates to MYIPALGWEFLASTRLTSELNFLLQEIDNCYHRAAEGRAPKIEKQIQSKGPGITEKEKREIIENAEKEKSPEQNLFEKYLERRGRSNFLAKLYLARHLLIICLSIMPITYLSTYYATQKQNEFTCVLGEPHLKTSYSKLHIRVNCKLPSVQLQRIIASVDIFLLSLMNLIILVNLIHLFIVRKSNFIFDKLNKVGIKTKKQWQKSQFCDINILAMFCNENRDHIKSLNRLDFITNESDLMYDNVVRQLLAALAQSNYDATPTMRDSGMQTVDPSLDPADIDVNEQLIIKRPRKKMKWIPSSNPLPQPFKEQLAIMKVENSKPEKPKPMRRKTATETVIAPLLEASSKSSPHSSQKCDTSTIAITTVEKKHARHFSLDVQPYVLSSKKPKSEMQDSAPIAMSESQENGFPSQEDSMTAHVKDTSKSAKRIEKENQPLSESCENVAATFLTCGSHMVSAAVSASSVTLSQVKPEPMTIFNRNPTHPLLHINTLYEDRDERIIAISSPDPADIISVIPPKQVMLAPFEEPRAIINSVDY, encoded by the exons ATGTACATTCCTGCTCTTGGATGGGAGTTCCTAGCTTCCACTAGGTTAACTTCAGAGCTGAACTTCCTGCTTCAAGAAATCGACAATTGTTATCATAGAGCAGCAGAGGGCCGCGCCCCCAAAATTGAAAAGCAAATTCAGTCAAAAGGTCCAGGCATTacagaaaaagagaagagagaaatcatagaaaatgcagagaaggAAAAAAGCCCCGAACAAAACCTATTTGAAAAGTACCTTGAAAGAAGAGGTCGCAGTAACTTTTTAGCCAAACTATATTTAGCCAGACATTTGCTCATCATATGTCTAAGCATCATGCCTATTACTTATCTAAGCACATATTATGCAACTCAGAAACAGAATGAATTTACCTGTGTGTTGGGAGAGCCTCATCTTAAAACCAGTTACTCAAAGTTGCACATAAGGGTAAACTGCAAATTGCCATCTGTTCAACTCCAAAGAATCATTGCTTCAGTAGATATTTTTCTACTTAGTTTAATGAATTTAATAATTCTTGTCAACTTAATACATCTCTTCATCGTCAGAAAGTCCAACTTCATTTTTGACAAATTAAATAAAGTTGGCATAAAGACTAAGAAGCAGTGGCAGAAATCCCAGTTTTGTGATATAAATATCCTTGCCATGTTTTGCAATGAAAATCGTGATCATATCAAATCCTTAAATCGTCTAGATTTTATTACCAATGAGAGTGACTTAATGTATGACAATGTGGTTCGGCAATTACTTGCAGCATTAGCGCAGTCTAATTATGATGCCACTCCCACCATGAGGGACTCTGGTATGCAGACAGTTGACCCAAGTCTTGACCCAGCAGATATTGATGTCAATGAACAGCTTATTATAAAGCGTCCTAGAAAGAAAATGAAGTGGATCCCCAGTAGCAATCCTCTACCCCAACCCTTTAAGGAACAATTAGCCATAATGAAAGTTGAAAATAGTAAACCGGAGAAGCCAAAGCCAATGAGAAGGAAAACTGCAACAGAAACCGTAATAGCTCCACTTTTGGAGGCTTCTTCAAAATCTTCACCTCATTCATCTCAAAAATGTGACACTAGTACAATTGCAATCACTACTGTTGAGAAGAAACATGCTCGACACTTCTCATTAGATGTCCAACCATATGTTCTTAGTAGCAAAAAACCCAAGTCAGAGATGCAGGACAGCGCTCCAATAGCCATGTCTGAAAGCCAAGAGAATGGTTTCCCAAGTCAGGAAGATAGTATGACTGCACATGTAAAAG ATACTTCAAAATCTGCAAAAAGAATTGAGAAAGAAAATCAGCCATTATCTGAAAGCTGTGAAAATGTCGCTGCAACATTTCTCACATGCGGAAGTCACATGGtgagcgctgcagtctctgcatcAAGTGTTACCCTCAGTCAGGTCAAGCCTGAGCCCATGACTATCTTCAACCGCAACCCCACTCATCCTTTACTCCATATTAACACTCTATATGAAGACAGGGATGAACGTATAATCGCTATTTCCTCCCCTGATCCAGCAGACATCATTTCAGTTATACCACCAAAGCAAGTCATGTTGGCCCCTTTTGAAGAGCCCAGGGCAATAATAAATTCTGTGGACTACTAG